CCCTGCGGGCATACGGCGAGGCGGTGAAGAGGGGGAAGGTTGCCTGGGCCGATCTCGAAGCCGTCCTCGGCGAGGTCAGGGTCGTGATGGGCGGTCACGGCCTCATCGGTGCGGTGGCGGCGATCCCCTTCTACACGGACTACGGGGAGGCGACGTCCTTATGGACCGGCTGAGGCTGAAGGCCGCACTCCTTGCCGCAGGAAAGGTGAAGGTCGCGGGCGTCCCCCCCGGCCCGTACCTCTCCTCCTCCACCGCGGGACCCGGCGCCGGCGGCGAGGGTTCTGTCTTTTTTTCTGTCGACGGCATGAGAGTCCGTCTTTCGGTGGACCCCCATGCCGACCTCGTCCTCATCCATGAGGGGAAGGGGAACGCGACCCTTCCTTTCCACGGGGAGATGGTCAGGGGCGTCCTCGAAGTGCCGGGCTTCCACTGCCCGCGGCAGGCCTTCATCACCCTCACCGCGTCCTGTATCTTCTCCTGCCTGTACTGTGCCGTCCCCGGCCGGGTTGGGCGGACGAAGAGCACGGAGGAGGTCGTGGCGATGGTCAGGTCTGTCATCGGGAGGATCGACGCGATCTCCCTGACGAGCGGCGTGGCCGGGAGTATCGAGGAGGAGGAGAGACGCGCCCTCGATGCGGTGCGGGCGCTTGTCCCCTTCGATCTGCCCATCGGTGTCTCCATCTACCCGACGCGTAACTCCCCCCGTCTCCTGAGGGAGGCAGGGGCCGCGGAGGTGAAGTTCAACATCGAGGCGGCGACGCCCGGCCTCTTTGCGGAGATGTGCCCAGGCCTCGAGTGGAACCTCGTCTGGGAGGTGCTCGAGGAGTCGGTGCGCCTCTTCGGGAAGAACCACGTCCAGAGCAACATCATCGTTGGCCTGGGGGAGAGCGATGAGGAGATGGCGGCGGCCGTCAGGAGACTCTGCTCCCTCGGGGTGATCCCTGTCCTCAGGCCCCTCACCCCGTCGGCGGGCCTCGCGCACTTCCCGCGCCCGTCGGCAGAGCGTCTGCTCAAGCTGCATGCGGTCGCACGGGAGGAGATGGTGGCGGCCGGGCTCGACGCGAGAGAGGCATTGACGATGTGTGCGGCATGCATGGGCTGCGACCTCGTACCCGGGAGGGACTGAAAATGGACGGGGAGGAGGTGCTGGCTCTCGCCCTTTCCGGTGCGGCCGACGCCCTGTACACGGTGCCCGGCTATCCCGTGACCGGGTGCGCGACGCGGACCCGCGCGGAGGTCTGCACGAACGAGAAGGTCGCCCTGGAGTACGCCTTCGGTGACTCCCTCCTCGGCAGGCGGGCCGCGGTGGTCGTGAAGCACGTCGGCATGAACCTCCTCGCCGACCCCCTGGTGCAGGCGACGGCCCAGGGTATTGTGGGGGGCGTCGTCGTCGTGGCCGGGGACGACCCTCTCGCCCGCGCCTCGCAAGTCGGGGAGGACTCCCGCCATTTCGGACCCCTGGCGATGGTGCCGGTCGTCGAGGCCGACGGGCCCGAAGCCCTCCCTGCCGCGGTGGAGGAGGCCTTCGCCCTCTCGG
This window of the Methanofollis ethanolicus genome carries:
- a CDS encoding radical SAM protein, producing MDRLRLKAALLAAGKVKVAGVPPGPYLSSSTAGPGAGGEGSVFFSVDGMRVRLSVDPHADLVLIHEGKGNATLPFHGEMVRGVLEVPGFHCPRQAFITLTASCIFSCLYCAVPGRVGRTKSTEEVVAMVRSVIGRIDAISLTSGVAGSIEEEERRALDAVRALVPFDLPIGVSIYPTRNSPRLLREAGAAEVKFNIEAATPGLFAEMCPGLEWNLVWEVLEESVRLFGKNHVQSNIIVGLGESDEEMAAAVRRLCSLGVIPVLRPLTPSAGLAHFPRPSAERLLKLHAVAREEMVAAGLDAREALTMCAACMGCDLVPGRD